The following are from one region of the Erwinia billingiae Eb661 genome:
- a CDS encoding ABC transporter permease, translating into MGIDWQLLSFGPDGWGPVLLKAAGVTVSVSLCAFLLGSVIGSLVAWAKIGGNRWMRRLAEGYTVVLRGIPDLIVIYIFYFGGRQVLAFFGHALGMQGPFDISGFVAGALAIGLISGAGQAEVFRGSYHSIPKGTLEAATVVGMGKWLMFRRVIVPQALTTAIPGLGNQWQSAIKESALVSVTGLVETMNQVQVASGSTQMPFFFFAVGAVIYLLITTVSEFVIRQAEKWSLRGQNYHQL; encoded by the coding sequence ATGGGTATTGACTGGCAACTTCTGAGTTTTGGCCCCGACGGATGGGGCCCGGTGCTGCTGAAAGCCGCTGGCGTGACGGTATCCGTGTCGCTCTGCGCTTTTTTGCTGGGATCGGTAATTGGCAGCCTGGTGGCCTGGGCGAAGATTGGCGGCAATCGCTGGATGCGGCGACTGGCGGAAGGCTATACCGTGGTGTTACGCGGTATTCCTGACCTGATCGTCATCTATATCTTCTACTTTGGCGGTCGTCAGGTGCTGGCCTTCTTTGGTCACGCACTGGGCATGCAGGGGCCGTTTGATATCAGCGGCTTTGTCGCGGGCGCGCTGGCGATCGGGTTGATTTCGGGTGCCGGACAGGCTGAAGTGTTCCGTGGCTCTTATCACAGCATCCCCAAAGGCACGCTGGAAGCCGCCACGGTGGTCGGCATGGGAAAATGGCTGATGTTCCGGCGGGTGATCGTCCCGCAGGCGCTGACCACCGCCATCCCCGGACTGGGCAATCAGTGGCAGTCGGCAATTAAAGAGTCGGCGCTGGTGTCGGTGACCGGCCTGGTCGAAACCATGAATCAGGTGCAGGTGGCTTCCGGCTCGACGCAGATGCCCTTCTTCTTCTTTGCCGTTGGCGCAGTGATTTATTTGCTGATCACCACCGTCTCTGAGTTTGTGATCCGTCAGGCTGAGAAATGGTCTTTGCGCGGTCAGAATTACCACCAGCTTTAA
- a CDS encoding M20 metallopeptidase family protein: protein MNASQPEGLDEKIAGMVKGLAPHLIALRRDIHAHPELGFDTHRTADVIAQELQKLGFEPQTGVGKTGVMLDIHGAESGPSLLLRADMDALPIEEKTGLPFASVWPGKMHACGHDLHTATLLGVAATLKELQPLLKGSVRLIFQPAEETTESGAAAMIADGAADGQDMAITFHNRPELAVGNIMLTRGASTASCDEFDVQVIGISGHAARPHAAADPIVATAYLITQLQTIISREMDPAQSAVLTVGHIEGGAIHNIIPDSCLFRGTVRARSAASRDHVEAAFRRVCAGVALSMNVQVEINYQRGVPPLLNDDRMVDLAEQSITRQFKQQPEVQQGRSFGAEDFSYFSDRVPACQIHIGSAQPGRNDHVHNSDYQPDEGCISVGAIALTRLTLDILS, encoded by the coding sequence ATGAACGCATCTCAGCCTGAGGGCCTTGATGAAAAAATTGCCGGAATGGTGAAAGGGTTGGCGCCCCACCTGATTGCGCTGCGCCGCGATATTCATGCGCATCCGGAGCTGGGTTTTGATACCCATCGTACGGCAGACGTGATCGCCCAGGAGCTGCAGAAATTAGGCTTTGAGCCGCAGACCGGCGTGGGAAAAACCGGCGTCATGCTGGATATTCACGGTGCAGAGTCAGGCCCAAGTCTGTTGCTGCGTGCCGATATGGATGCCCTGCCTATCGAAGAGAAAACCGGATTGCCGTTTGCCAGCGTCTGGCCGGGCAAAATGCACGCCTGCGGTCATGACCTGCACACGGCAACCCTGCTGGGCGTGGCGGCCACGCTGAAAGAGCTGCAGCCGTTGCTGAAAGGGTCGGTGCGCCTGATCTTCCAGCCGGCGGAAGAAACCACCGAAAGCGGTGCCGCGGCGATGATTGCCGACGGAGCCGCCGATGGCCAGGACATGGCGATCACCTTCCATAACCGCCCGGAACTGGCGGTAGGTAATATTATGCTGACCCGTGGCGCCAGTACCGCGTCCTGCGATGAGTTCGACGTGCAGGTGATCGGCATCTCCGGTCACGCCGCCCGTCCTCATGCCGCTGCGGACCCGATTGTTGCCACCGCGTATTTGATTACCCAACTGCAGACCATCATCTCCCGCGAGATGGATCCAGCCCAGTCAGCGGTATTGACCGTGGGGCACATTGAAGGCGGCGCCATCCACAATATTATTCCGGATTCCTGCCTGTTTCGGGGCACGGTTCGGGCGCGCTCGGCCGCCTCACGCGATCATGTTGAAGCCGCCTTCCGCCGCGTGTGTGCCGGTGTGGCGCTGTCGATGAACGTCCAGGTGGAGATCAACTATCAGCGTGGCGTTCCGCCACTGCTCAATGACGACCGGATGGTCGACCTCGCCGAGCAAAGCATCACCCGCCAGTTTAAGCAGCAGCCTGAAGTGCAGCAAGGCAGAAGCTTCGGCGCGGAAGACTTCTCCTACTTTTCCGATCGGGTTCCGGCCTGTCAGATCCATATTGGATCGGCTCAGCCTGGCCGTAACGACCATGTTCATAACTCAGACTATCAGCCAGACGAAGGCTGCATCAGCGTAGGTGCCATCGCGCTGACGCGTTTAACGCTGGATATTCTCTCTTAA
- a CDS encoding trans-sulfuration enzyme family protein, translated as MRKNATLLAGLGHYTCPQSGGLVPPVQSSVTSVIDGSEGALGYARSGNSSVLLAESLLNTLENGQGCAFFNAGASAAWAVLSTLTPGDGVILEADCYYEFRTIISRYCQRQGIALTLVDLCNLEAVGQATRQGHTNLIWAELPTNPLWKIADIAALAKVAHRVGARLVVDATVATPLWLNALTLGADVVLHSATKYLNGHGDLTAGALVTARPDAWWQEIIAYRTASGSVLPAMEAWLLLRGMRTLALRVERASENALKIARWLAQQPGVSGVHYPGLEQNPHFARAEAQFSGGFGAMLSFQLSAGAKAAAAFCRRTRVFRHSTSLGSTESLIEHRRSTEGEGSRCPDDLLRLSVGIEDCADLLADLAQALDATVNA; from the coding sequence ATGCGTAAAAATGCCACCTTGCTGGCTGGACTCGGCCATTACACCTGCCCGCAAAGCGGTGGGCTTGTGCCGCCTGTTCAGAGCAGCGTTACCTCGGTTATCGATGGCAGTGAAGGCGCACTGGGCTATGCCCGTAGCGGAAATTCGTCGGTATTACTGGCTGAATCGCTACTCAATACCCTCGAAAACGGTCAGGGTTGTGCCTTCTTCAACGCCGGGGCGTCTGCAGCCTGGGCCGTGCTTTCTACCCTTACACCGGGTGACGGCGTGATCCTCGAAGCGGATTGCTATTACGAGTTTCGTACCATCATCAGCCGCTACTGCCAGCGGCAGGGGATCGCCTTAACGCTGGTGGACCTTTGTAACCTGGAAGCGGTCGGGCAGGCAACGCGTCAGGGTCATACGAATTTGATCTGGGCCGAGCTGCCCACCAATCCCTTATGGAAAATTGCCGATATCGCGGCGCTGGCGAAGGTGGCTCATCGGGTGGGGGCGAGGCTGGTGGTGGATGCCACCGTGGCCACGCCGTTATGGCTCAACGCGCTGACGCTGGGGGCGGACGTGGTGCTGCATTCGGCGACCAAATACCTGAATGGCCACGGCGATTTAACGGCTGGCGCGCTGGTGACCGCCAGGCCGGACGCGTGGTGGCAGGAGATTATCGCTTACCGCACCGCATCCGGTTCGGTGTTGCCGGCAATGGAAGCCTGGCTGCTGTTACGCGGCATGCGCACGCTGGCGCTTCGGGTGGAAAGGGCCTCTGAGAATGCGTTGAAGATTGCGCGCTGGCTGGCACAGCAGCCTGGCGTCTCCGGGGTGCACTATCCCGGGCTGGAACAGAATCCCCATTTTGCCCGCGCTGAGGCCCAGTTCTCTGGCGGCTTTGGCGCAATGCTCTCTTTCCAGCTCAGCGCCGGTGCAAAAGCCGCGGCCGCGTTTTGTCGTCGCACCCGCGTCTTCCGTCATTCAACATCATTAGGGTCGACAGAAAGCCTGATTGAACACCGTCGCAGTACGGAAGGCGAAGGATCTCGTTGTCCTGACGATCTGCTGCGCCTGTCGGTGGGCATTGAAGACTGCGCGGATCTGCTTGCCGATCTTGCCCAGGCGTTAGATGCTACAGTTAATGCGTAG
- a CDS encoding transporter substrate-binding domain-containing protein: protein MILTRKRFLTGAIAALGLLVLPQLQARDLSSLTFATEGAFPPYNQTTPSGEIVGFEPDMIKEIAKRAGFNYKIVAQSWGGMIPGLLDGKYDAIVDAVSITPKRQETINFTSPYINGGSGFVTTKDSSIPSLPGTGTRISLTDDAASKPAIDSIAKLVKGKTIGVQVATIQADFLKKYFGDIATIRTYPGGKDTFFDLDAGRVDMVMAAVPNLTAYVKRSNGNGALTGYTFQNGVLGSGSAIGMRKDDTELQAKLNTAIDSMVKDGTMKALIVKWFGMDLSPQ, encoded by the coding sequence ATGATTCTGACACGCAAACGTTTCCTTACCGGCGCCATTGCCGCATTAGGCCTGCTGGTTCTGCCACAGCTACAGGCGAGAGACCTCTCGTCGCTGACCTTCGCCACCGAAGGCGCCTTCCCTCCATACAACCAGACCACGCCATCGGGTGAAATTGTCGGCTTCGAACCCGACATGATCAAAGAGATCGCTAAGCGCGCGGGCTTTAACTACAAAATCGTCGCCCAGAGCTGGGGCGGCATGATCCCAGGCCTGCTGGACGGTAAATATGATGCGATCGTCGATGCGGTGTCGATCACCCCTAAGCGTCAGGAAACCATTAACTTCACCAGCCCGTACATCAACGGCGGCTCGGGCTTTGTCACCACCAAAGACAGCAGCATCCCCAGCCTGCCCGGCACCGGTACCCGCATTTCACTGACCGATGATGCCGCCAGCAAACCGGCCATCGACAGCATCGCTAAGCTGGTGAAAGGCAAAACGATTGGTGTGCAGGTAGCCACCATTCAGGCTGACTTCCTGAAAAAATACTTTGGTGATATCGCCACTATTCGTACCTATCCTGGCGGCAAAGATACCTTCTTCGACCTCGATGCCGGCCGCGTGGATATGGTGATGGCGGCGGTTCCTAACCTGACGGCCTACGTGAAGCGTTCAAACGGCAATGGCGCACTGACCGGATATACCTTCCAGAATGGCGTACTGGGATCGGGTTCGGCGATCGGCATGCGTAAAGACGACACGGAACTGCAGGCGAAACTGAACACCGCTATCGATTCAATGGTGAAAGACGGCACGATGAAGGCGCTGATCGTCAAATGGTTTGGCATGGATTTATCGCCACAATAA
- a CDS encoding GntR family transcriptional regulator, protein MDKQDPIVRKSLQDNAIDWLRREIVHGRLQPGEVLTEIALAQQMGVGRGTVRSALFALEAQELVVRSPYLSCHVAPLDAEIIWEIYTLREALECLAARIYVSRRTPLSRERLNQAFDGLAKAEKGDMDSRVEADLRYHRTLVDATSHGHLNRRHKQLQDKMEWLYRWSEGHWPQREPLVSGHQALHDALITGDEDRAEAMTRQHIRSSLEEDLQGFAGLSSDTQR, encoded by the coding sequence ATGGATAAACAGGATCCCATCGTACGCAAGAGTTTGCAGGATAACGCCATCGACTGGCTTCGACGGGAGATTGTCCATGGCCGCTTGCAGCCCGGCGAAGTGCTGACCGAGATTGCGCTGGCGCAGCAGATGGGCGTTGGCCGCGGCACCGTTCGCTCGGCGCTGTTTGCGCTGGAAGCGCAGGAACTGGTGGTACGTTCGCCTTATCTCAGCTGTCATGTGGCGCCGTTAGACGCCGAAATCATCTGGGAAATCTACACGCTGCGGGAAGCGCTGGAATGTCTGGCGGCCAGAATTTACGTCAGCCGCCGCACGCCGCTAAGCCGTGAGAGATTGAACCAGGCTTTTGACGGCCTGGCAAAGGCGGAGAAGGGTGATATGGACAGCCGCGTCGAGGCCGATCTTCGCTACCATCGCACGCTGGTGGACGCGACGAGTCACGGGCATCTCAACCGCAGGCACAAGCAGTTACAGGATAAAATGGAGTGGCTGTATCGCTGGTCAGAAGGCCACTGGCCGCAGCGTGAGCCGCTGGTCAGTGGGCATCAGGCACTGCATGATGCGCTGATTACCGGCGATGAGGATCGGGCTGAAGCGATGACCCGCCAGCATATCCGCTCCTCGCTGGAAGAAGACCTGCAGGGGTTTGCAGGCCTTTCCTCAGACACGCAGCGCTAA
- the recA gene encoding recombinase RecA: protein MAIDENKQKALAAALGQIEKQFGKGSIMRLGEDRTMDVETISTGSLSLDIALGAGGLPMGRIVEIYGPESSGKTTLTLQVIASAQRKGKTCAFIDAEHALDPVYAKKLGVDIDNLLCSQPDTGEQALEICDALARSGAVDVIIVDSVAALTPKAEIEGEIGDSHMGLAARMMSQAMRKLAGNLKNSGTLLIFINQIRMKIGVMFGNPETTTGGNALKFYASVRLDIRRIGAIKEGDEVVGSETRVKVVKNKIAAPFKQAEFQIMYGEGINIYGELVDLGVKHKLIEKAGAWYSYNGDKIGQGKANSGNFLKENPAIANEIEAKLRATLLTNPDTKPDFVATAAELDETSETNENF, encoded by the coding sequence ATGGCTATCGACGAAAACAAGCAAAAAGCACTGGCAGCAGCGCTGGGCCAGATTGAAAAGCAATTTGGTAAAGGCTCCATCATGCGCCTGGGTGAAGACCGTACCATGGACGTGGAAACCATTTCGACCGGTTCCCTGTCACTGGATATCGCACTGGGTGCGGGCGGCCTGCCAATGGGGCGTATCGTTGAAATCTATGGCCCTGAGTCTTCCGGTAAAACCACGCTGACCCTGCAGGTAATTGCTTCTGCACAGCGTAAAGGTAAAACCTGTGCGTTTATCGATGCAGAGCATGCCCTTGACCCGGTCTATGCCAAAAAGCTTGGCGTAGATATCGATAACCTGCTGTGTTCTCAGCCGGACACCGGTGAGCAGGCGCTGGAAATCTGTGACGCGTTGGCCCGCTCAGGTGCGGTAGACGTGATCATCGTTGACTCCGTGGCTGCACTGACGCCGAAAGCAGAAATCGAAGGTGAAATTGGTGACTCTCATATGGGCCTTGCGGCACGTATGATGAGCCAGGCAATGCGTAAGCTGGCCGGTAACCTGAAAAACTCTGGCACCTTGCTGATCTTCATCAACCAGATCCGTATGAAAATCGGTGTGATGTTCGGTAACCCGGAAACCACGACCGGTGGTAACGCGCTGAAGTTCTACGCTTCTGTCCGTCTGGATATCCGCCGTATTGGTGCGATTAAAGAAGGTGACGAAGTCGTCGGCAGCGAAACCCGCGTGAAGGTGGTGAAGAACAAAATTGCTGCGCCATTCAAGCAGGCTGAGTTCCAGATCATGTATGGCGAAGGCATCAACATTTACGGTGAGCTGGTAGACCTGGGCGTGAAGCACAAGCTGATTGAAAAAGCCGGTGCCTGGTACAGCTACAACGGCGATAAGATTGGTCAGGGTAAAGCGAACTCAGGCAACTTCCTGAAAGAGAACCCGGCTATCGCCAACGAAATTGAAGCTAAACTGCGTGCTACGCTGCTGACCAACCCGGACACCAAGCCAGATTTTGTGGCAACGGCGGCCGAGCTGGATGAAACCAGCGAAACCAACGAAAACTTCTGA
- a CDS encoding ABC transporter permease, protein MDITFIQETFLKLLAGLPLTLNLAVLSLLGGGLLALTLNLLRATRAGSYVARSYVFLFRGTPLLIQIFMIYYGLGNISAIRHSFLWPFLRDPYWCGLLALILNDAAYTSEILRGGIRAVPAGAIEAARVCGMSKFTILKRITLPIAVRQALPAYSNEVISMAKSTSLVSTISLMDVTGIANAEVSSTYRALEVFISAAVIYLAISLIVTKGLSLFEKYLSPDKFGARA, encoded by the coding sequence ATGGACATCACCTTTATACAAGAGACCTTTCTGAAGCTGTTAGCCGGCCTGCCGCTGACCTTAAACCTGGCGGTGCTGTCGCTGTTGGGTGGCGGTTTGCTGGCGCTGACTCTCAACTTACTGCGCGCCACGCGTGCGGGCAGTTATGTCGCACGCAGCTACGTTTTTCTGTTCCGCGGCACGCCGTTGCTGATTCAGATTTTTATGATCTATTACGGCCTGGGCAACATCAGCGCCATTCGCCACAGCTTTCTCTGGCCGTTCCTGCGCGATCCTTACTGGTGCGGGCTGCTGGCCCTGATCCTCAATGACGCGGCCTACACCTCTGAAATTCTCAGAGGCGGCATTCGCGCCGTGCCGGCTGGGGCTATTGAAGCCGCGAGGGTGTGCGGCATGTCCAAATTCACCATCCTCAAGCGGATTACGCTGCCGATTGCCGTCCGTCAGGCCTTACCGGCCTACAGTAATGAAGTGATTTCGATGGCCAAGTCGACGTCGCTGGTCAGCACCATCAGCCTGATGGACGTCACCGGGATTGCCAACGCCGAGGTCTCATCCACCTACCGTGCGCTGGAAGTGTTTATCAGTGCGGCGGTGATTTACCTCGCCATCTCACTGATCGTCACCAAGGGTCTCTCCCTGTTTGAGAAATATCTTTCACCCGATAAGTTCGGAGCCAGAGCATGA
- a CDS encoding ABC transporter ATP-binding protein has product MSTPTLTLRNIKKSFDQHEVLHDVSLTANDGDVISLIGASGSGKSTLLRCIPFLEVPQGGEIQVANEKITLTGSDGTLTTAQQTAVRNIRQQLGFVFQSFNLWPHRTVLQNIIEAPVHVQKRNKKECIDEAEALLEKVGLSAKRDAWPAHLSGGQQQRIAIARALAQHPKAILFDEPTSALDPELVGDVLKVIRDLAEEGRTMIIVTHEMGFAREVSNKAIFLHQGRVEEEGPPEQVFSNPNSDRCRAFVSSHFQRNF; this is encoded by the coding sequence ATGAGCACACCCACGCTGACACTGCGTAATATAAAGAAGAGTTTTGACCAGCATGAAGTGCTGCATGATGTCAGCCTGACCGCCAACGACGGCGATGTGATTTCGCTGATTGGCGCCAGCGGCTCGGGCAAAAGTACCCTGCTGCGCTGTATTCCTTTTCTGGAAGTGCCTCAGGGCGGCGAAATTCAGGTCGCCAACGAAAAAATCACCCTGACCGGTAGCGACGGCACGCTGACCACCGCGCAACAAACTGCGGTGCGCAATATCCGTCAGCAGCTCGGTTTTGTTTTCCAGAGCTTTAATCTGTGGCCGCACCGCACCGTGCTGCAAAACATCATTGAAGCGCCGGTGCATGTGCAAAAGCGCAATAAAAAAGAGTGCATCGACGAAGCGGAAGCCCTGCTGGAAAAGGTCGGGCTGTCGGCGAAGAGGGATGCCTGGCCTGCGCACCTTTCTGGCGGTCAGCAACAGCGTATTGCCATTGCCCGCGCGCTGGCGCAGCACCCGAAGGCGATCCTGTTCGATGAGCCGACGTCAGCCCTCGATCCCGAGCTGGTCGGTGACGTATTAAAAGTGATCCGCGACCTGGCTGAAGAAGGCCGTACCATGATTATCGTCACCCACGAAATGGGCTTTGCCCGCGAAGTGTCGAACAAGGCGATCTTTCTTCATCAGGGTCGGGTTGAAGAAGAAGGCCCGCCAGAGCAGGTCTTTTCCAACCCGAACTCCGACCGCTGCCGGGCCTTTGTCAGCAGCCATTTCCAGCGCAACTTTTAA
- the mltB gene encoding lytic murein transglycosylase B produces MRSLATLLPALLLLTACSSHKPPQNVEPQGNPFGGGFKLDPAHNTTPLMGDFANNPATERFIDKMVREHGFQRQQLHDVLAQANNLNWVIRLMDRQAPISQGPTGPNGAWIRYRAKFITPSNVQNGVMFWNQYQDALQRAYKTYGVPPEIIVGIIGVETRWGRVMGKTRIIDALSTLAFNYPRRADFFSAELETFLLMAREEGDDPLDLRGSYAGAMGYGQFMPSSFKSYAVDFNGDGHINLWDPVDAIGSVAHYFNAHGWVKNGTVAVPATGPDTTWETGFKTRYSVSSLAAGGFRPQLKLDGNQQVSLLRFDMGTSYQYWFGLPNFYAITRYNHSNHYAMAVWQLGLAVKDAR; encoded by the coding sequence ATGCGTTCTCTGGCCACACTTCTTCCTGCACTGCTGTTACTGACCGCCTGTAGTAGCCATAAACCACCACAGAACGTTGAACCGCAGGGCAATCCCTTTGGCGGCGGCTTCAAGCTGGACCCCGCGCACAACACCACGCCACTGATGGGCGATTTTGCCAACAATCCGGCCACCGAGCGCTTTATCGATAAAATGGTGCGCGAACACGGTTTCCAGCGTCAGCAGCTGCATGATGTGCTGGCGCAGGCCAATAACCTGAACTGGGTTATCCGCCTGATGGATCGCCAGGCGCCGATTTCGCAGGGACCGACCGGGCCAAACGGCGCGTGGATCCGCTACCGGGCCAAGTTTATTACCCCGTCCAACGTGCAAAACGGCGTGATGTTCTGGAACCAGTATCAGGATGCGTTGCAGCGTGCGTATAAAACCTACGGGGTGCCGCCGGAAATTATCGTCGGCATTATTGGCGTCGAAACCCGCTGGGGCCGCGTGATGGGCAAAACCCGCATTATCGATGCGCTCTCAACGCTGGCGTTTAACTATCCGCGTCGGGCCGACTTCTTTAGTGCGGAGCTGGAAACCTTCCTGCTGATGGCAAGGGAAGAGGGTGATGACCCGCTGGATCTGCGCGGCTCTTACGCCGGTGCGATGGGTTATGGCCAGTTTATGCCGTCCTCCTTTAAAAGCTATGCCGTCGATTTCAATGGCGATGGGCACATCAACCTGTGGGATCCGGTGGATGCCATCGGCAGCGTGGCGCACTACTTTAACGCCCATGGCTGGGTGAAAAATGGCACCGTGGCCGTGCCGGCGACCGGTCCCGACACCACCTGGGAAACCGGCTTCAAAACCCGTTATTCCGTCTCGTCGCTGGCCGCTGGCGGCTTCCGTCCGCAGCTGAAGCTGGACGGCAATCAGCAGGTCAGCCTGTTGCGCTTTGATATGGGCACCAGCTACCAGTACTGGTTCGGCTTGCCAAACTTCTATGCCATCACCCGCTATAACCACAGCAATCATTATGCGATGGCGGTGTGGCAACTGGGTCTGGCGGTGAAGGACGCGCGCTAA
- the pncC gene encoding nicotinamide-nucleotide amidase, giving the protein MTDTELMQLSKDIGQRLLHRKATVTAAESCTGGWIAKVLTDIAGSSQWFERGFVTYSNEAKADLVGVTADSLARFGAVSEPVVREMAEGARQQARANFALSVSGIAGPDGGLAEKPVGTVWFGFAAEGKETLAQRQVFSGDREAVRRQATAWALQTLRDHFLEN; this is encoded by the coding sequence ATGACGGACACAGAATTAATGCAGCTGAGTAAGGACATCGGGCAGCGGCTGTTACACCGCAAGGCGACGGTGACGGCGGCGGAGTCCTGCACCGGCGGCTGGATCGCCAAAGTGCTGACCGATATCGCCGGCAGTTCGCAATGGTTTGAGCGCGGCTTCGTGACCTACAGTAATGAGGCGAAAGCGGATTTAGTTGGCGTGACTGCCGACTCGCTGGCGCGTTTTGGTGCCGTCAGCGAACCGGTGGTGCGGGAAATGGCCGAAGGCGCGCGGCAGCAGGCGCGGGCGAATTTTGCACTATCTGTCAGTGGGATAGCCGGCCCGGATGGCGGTTTGGCAGAAAAACCCGTGGGCACGGTCTGGTTCGGTTTTGCCGCTGAAGGCAAAGAGACGCTGGCCCAACGCCAGGTTTTCTCCGGTGACCGTGAAGCGGTACGCCGTCAGGCCACCGCCTGGGCGCTCCAGACCCTGCGCGATCATTTTCTCGAAAATTAA
- the tam gene encoding trans-aconitate 2-methyltransferase, with product MKDWNPDLYRQFEAERTRPATELLSRIPLRHVSRATDLGCGPGNSTELLCQAWPEARVTGLDSSQAMLEQALKRLPDCHFVQTDIRHWQADVPQEVIYANASLQWLTDHQQLFPHLVAQLASGGVLAIQMPDNLDQPTHSLMRKVAEDRRWAEKIGPGAADRKKLLSTEAYYDLLSAAGCKVDIWRTTYYHVMPSHQAMVDWLKATGLRPFLTPLSEPDQEAFLAEYLRELAGAYSVRQDGNVLMPFPRLFMVARKG from the coding sequence ATGAAAGACTGGAATCCCGATCTTTACCGTCAGTTCGAAGCTGAACGGACGCGTCCTGCCACCGAATTACTCTCCCGCATTCCCCTCCGACATGTCAGCCGTGCCACCGATCTGGGGTGCGGACCGGGCAACAGTACCGAGCTGCTCTGTCAGGCCTGGCCAGAAGCCCGCGTGACGGGGCTGGACAGCTCGCAGGCGATGCTGGAGCAGGCGCTGAAACGACTGCCTGATTGCCATTTCGTGCAGACCGATATCCGTCACTGGCAGGCTGACGTGCCGCAGGAGGTGATTTACGCCAACGCTTCTTTGCAGTGGCTGACCGATCATCAGCAGTTATTCCCCCATTTGGTGGCGCAGCTGGCTTCCGGTGGCGTGCTGGCAATCCAGATGCCTGATAACCTCGACCAGCCGACGCACAGCCTGATGCGCAAAGTAGCGGAAGACCGACGGTGGGCAGAGAAAATTGGCCCGGGTGCCGCCGACCGCAAGAAACTGCTCAGCACCGAAGCGTATTACGATTTGCTGAGTGCGGCGGGCTGCAAGGTCGATATCTGGCGCACCACTTATTACCATGTGATGCCGTCGCATCAGGCGATGGTGGACTGGCTGAAGGCGACCGGCTTGCGGCCGTTTCTGACCCCACTGAGTGAACCGGATCAAGAGGCTTTCCTCGCGGAATATTTGCGTGAGCTGGCCGGTGCTTATTCGGTCCGTCAGGATGGCAATGTGCTGATGCCTTTCCCTCGGCTGTTTATGGTGGCCCGAAAAGGGTGA